From a single Selenomonas ruminantium subsp. lactilytica TAM6421 genomic region:
- a CDS encoding N-acetylmuramoyl-L-alanine amidase family protein — translation MKVFLNPGHDRTYDSGACHWSGTREADIAWLIGCKVQEYLEAAGVETMIMQSDNLCGWDCDREDRPKAVCKTSDNWEADLFVSIHCNAFNQEAKGTEVEYISAAGAKAAQCIQDQIVDALGTVDRGIKVRRDLMVLKHTDAVAVLVECAFIDNDEDHEKLVNRTDEFAAVIARGITDYELTL, via the coding sequence ATGAAAGTATTTTTGAATCCAGGACATGATAGAACTTATGACTCCGGCGCTTGTCACTGGAGCGGCACACGCGAGGCAGACATTGCCTGGCTGATCGGCTGCAAAGTACAGGAGTATCTGGAAGCTGCCGGCGTAGAAACAATGATTATGCAGAGCGACAACCTTTGCGGCTGGGACTGTGACCGCGAGGATCGCCCCAAGGCTGTATGCAAGACTTCTGATAACTGGGAGGCCGATCTCTTCGTATCAATTCACTGCAACGCATTCAACCAAGAAGCCAAAGGTACAGAAGTGGAGTATATTTCCGCCGCTGGCGCAAAGGCTGCCCAGTGCATTCAGGATCAGATTGTGGACGCACTTGGCACTGTAGACCGCGGCATAAAAGTTCGTCGCGATCTCATGGTTCTAAAGCATACGGACGCCGTAGCTGTGCTGGTCGAATGTGCATTCATTGATAACGACGAAGATCATGAAAAACTGGTTAACCGTACGGACGAATTCGCCGCAGTTATTGCACGAGGCATTACGGATTACGAACTGACTCTGTAA